The bacterium genome includes the window CAATGATTCAAGGAAATGAAAAGGAGCCACCTCCTCCTTATAAGCCAGTGGATTTTGTTCCTTTAGAGTATGTCCTCCATGGAATGATGCCCTATGGTGCGTATAATAACGGGGGTTTAAGTGCTTACCAGCGGAGAAAGATTGTTGCAACCGCTTATTTACAAGCAGTGAAGGGAGATTGTGTGTATGAAGAGAAGAATCCAAATAGAATAAAATATCCTGCAACTAATGAAAATGGATGGAGAGGTTCTTTTAGATGTGATGGGTTTGTAGAATATTGCTATGAGCAGGTTAAACCAGGAGGGTTCTTTACTGATAGTGATGAGAAAGAGTGTTGGTCGAAGTTGTTGGATTTAAAATATGCTTACGGGATATGGCCTAAATTTTATCCAACCGCATTAATGAAAAAGATGAAGAAAGCAGAAGCCAACCTCCCTGAGATAAAGAAGACGGAACTGTATAAAGATGGAAAGCCCCTTCTAGAGATATTTCCTTGGAGTAAAGTCACAGGAGCAATTGAGATTAAAGTGAAGGTAATGGATGGAGCAAGTGGCTCTGGAATTGATCGAGTAGAATTCTATTATACTGACCAAATATTAATTAACTTAATTGATAAAAAAGATGAAGATAAAGATGATGAAGGGATAATGGAAGAATATAGTTGTAATTGGGATGTCAGTAGTATTTCTCAATATCCTATGTGGCGGGCCTACGCTCGAGTATATGATCGTGCAGGAAATATGAGTGAAGGGGAAAAATTTGTAATTGGTAATTCTTATGATATTACTGATGGCTTTTTTGTTATCATCGACCATACACCACCCCAGGTAGCCAGTACCACTCCTTCAAATGGGGATACGAAGATATATCTTGGTAAAAAGATCAGAGTTACCTTCTCTGAAGAGATGGCGACGGAAACGATTAATTCGGATACAATCCTGGTTAATAATGGTGCTATTGTTGGCTCGGTAACTTATGCTGAAGATTTAAGGACGGCTTTTTTTGTGCCTGATGAGGCTTTAGAAACAGTGTAAGTAAGGGAAAATGGGAAATTTTTGTTGACTTGATTGATGATTAAGGAGTATAATATTTGTAATATGAAAAAAAGAGAATGGTTAGGGGTTAGTTTAATACTGGTAATTAGTTCTCTGATGCTTGGGTGTATCCAAGGAAGTAAGAAGTTAGAAGTTGGAAGTAGAGAGGTAAAGGAAGAAAAAGTAGTCCAATCTCAGGTAAAATTAGATACAAAAACACCAGCATCTAACAAAGAACAAATAAAGGTAGAGTCAGAAAAAACAGCTCAATATGTTGAGTCTGGATTATCAAAAGAAGAGAGAAAAAAGATTAGGAAGAGAATATTGGGAATTGTTGATAAATTTGAGAAACTTTCTACAAGTGAAATAATAGAAGAGCGGTTAAAGAAAGGTGTGCCAATACCAGAAGAAAAAGCAGAGAAAGAAGCAGTAGAAATAGAGCAAATGTTGAACGAGCTGATAAGTCTTGGGAAAACAAATATCTCCCCTTTGATAGAAGTAATCAAAGATAAAAAGAGAAATGCAACATTTCGAGCGGGCTTAATACAAATAGTCGCCAGTCAGATAAAAGATAAAAGGATGATTAACCCTTTGATAGATATTGCTAAAGATATGAAAGAGGATATAGAGGTTCGCAATACAGCAGCCTCTGCGTTGAAAGAATGGTTTGGCGAAGAAGCACCTGAGGTTAAAGTTAGCGAAAAGGAGATAAAAAAGATTGAGCAGAAGGTGAGGAAGATAATTGATAGTATAGATAGGAAGTGTAAAATGATAGAGGAAGTGGGGAAGAAGAGGGACTATGATGATCCATTCTGTGACACAATGATATTGGATTTGATGATAGCAAGAGATATAGAGAGCCTGACGACAATAAGTAGAGAAGGAGCACCATTCATGATAGAAGCAATGAAGGATAAAAATAGACATTGGTATTGTAGAATGCAGGTGTTTATGATACTAATAATAGATAGTAAGGATAAGAGGGCAACTAAGCCAGCAATGGAGATATTAAGGGATAGAGGTGAAAATAGTAGGTTTCGAGGTGCGATAGTGTGTACATTATCTAGTAATGGTTTTGTTAAAACTGAAGATATACTGGGAGTATTAA containing:
- a CDS encoding HEAT repeat domain-containing protein produces the protein MKKREWLGVSLILVISSLMLGCIQGSKKLEVGSREVKEEKVVQSQVKLDTKTPASNKEQIKVESEKTAQYVESGLSKEERKKIRKRILGIVDKFEKLSTSEIIEERLKKGVPIPEEKAEKEAVEIEQMLNELISLGKTNISPLIEVIKDKKRNATFRAGLIQIVASQIKDKRMINPLIDIAKDMKEDIEVRNTAASALKEWFGEEAPEVKVSEKEIKKIEQKVRKIIDSIDRKCKMIEEVGKKRDYDDPFCDTMILDLMIARDIESLTTISREGAPFMIEAMKDKNRHWYCRMQVFMILIIDSKDKRATKPAMEILRDRGENSRFRGAIVCTLSSNGFVKTEDILGVLKDERDGWVRTEIIRGLGFLGDEKAIESLVEALDDKDELVAVTAVRGLGEIGGEKVVEPLINALKNNRHALVRANASNALANTKSKRVIKPLIENLKKGDMFAAKALGELGKEITGEDKDRIVEALINNGLEIYKKYPDWLTWSAATNALGEIGDKRAVEPLLEALQSEAVIKRHPECIIEALGKIGDERAIEPLEKALKDERYKNAKNNLIYVLQKLTGKKYK
- a CDS encoding Ig-like domain-containing protein; amino-acid sequence: MVKKVSLLGLIGLLLVVGTSGYAEVKPTWEIGDAVFRPLRLPLVGGFGHTGIYCCSQSDNNKVSIGTESPYPIQITDSDLKHSMIQGNEKEPPPPYKPVDFVPLEYVLHGMMPYGAYNNGGLSAYQRRKIVATAYLQAVKGDCVYEEKNPNRIKYPATNENGWRGSFRCDGFVEYCYEQVKPGGFFTDSDEKECWSKLLDLKYAYGIWPKFYPTALMKKMKKAEANLPEIKKTELYKDGKPLLEIFPWSKVTGAIEIKVKVMDGASGSGIDRVEFYYTDQILINLIDKKDEDKDDEGIMEEYSCNWDVSSISQYPMWRAYARVYDRAGNMSEGEKFVIGNSYDITDGFFVIIDHTPPQVASTTPSNGDTKIYLGKKIRVTFSEEMATETINSDTILVNNGAIVGSVTYAEDLRTAFFVPDEALETV